The nucleotide window GCAAGCAACTCAACCTGCCCTACTAAAACCAAACCAACTATAAATATACCTGCAGATATCAACGCTATGTGAGGAGTCCCGTATTTAAGATTAATCTCACTAAGTTTTTGAGGTACAAGTCTATCTCTACTCACACTGTACAAAGCCCTTGACGAAGCCAGTATAGAGGCATTGGCGCTTGATATCGTTGCTAACAAACCAGCCACAAGAATCGTAATCGCTCCTAAAACCCCTAGAAGCTCTCTAGAAACCTCAACTATAGCTGTCTCCCCAAAACCACCTAAAGTTACACTATCGATTGCGCTAGTAGCAACAAAGATAGTTAACGCATATAATATAGTTACAACCACAACAGAGCCAACCATCGCAAGAGGTAAATTCCTACCTGGATCTTCAATGTCTCCTGCTATCGTTGCCACTTGAGCAAAACCAAGATATGAAGTGAATACCAATGCAGCTGTTGAGAAAACAGGGGCTATACCGAAAGGCGCAAACTCCTCCGGAACAGTCTCTCTACCTAAAACACCAACCGCATCTAAACTACCATAAATCAAGAAAACAACCAAAATAACTATTAAAAGAGTTACAACTGAATTCTGCAGTTTCTCCGTATTTTCAGTCCCAGAAATATTAATTAAAACCAATAAAACTCCAAAAAACACCGCCAATAACACAACTGGATCAAAACCAATCGTCAAACCAGCTTCATACAAAACCTGAATCGCATAATAACCAAACCCAACAAGATAAAAAGCTGTAGCAAAAATCAAACCAAACCAAATAGACACACCCACCATCCCCCCGGCCTTAGTACCCAACGCCCTAGAAATAAAGAAATAACCACCCCCACTTCTAGGCATCGCAGTAGCAAGTTCAGAAGCAGGTAATGCAACCAATAAAGCGATTAAACCACCAATAATAAAACTAAGTATAGCTGCAGGCCCTGCATTACCAGCAGCAAGTCCTGGAAAAACAAATATACCAGCACCAATCATAGTTCCAATACCAATAGTGAGTCCTCCCATCAACCCAATTGTTCTCTCAAGCTCAACCCCTTCCTCATGAACACTAACCTGCTCACCATCCTCCTCAGGAATAGCCTCGGACACACCATTGCCTAAATCATTATCCTCAGACACAAACACCACCCAAAACCCCATATCAGTAAAGACCGGTGACATCCTCCCCTCTCTGAAAGAAGGGGGTCTCGGCCCTGAATTGAGATAAAAGGTTTTTATATTAATCTAAAAATCTCACAGGCAGTTTAAATGTAAAATCAAAACCCTATTTATTTTTTTGGGAATCCCAATTTTTTAAAAAAAAAACATCCTCTTCCCAGTAAGGAAGTCTCAGTTTTAAGTTGAAATACAACCGGTTTTTGTTTTAGAGATGCTAATGATTATATTATTTTGATAGTGATATATGTATTAAAAACATTTTTTGTGGGTTTTTTGTTCGGTGTTTGTCATGCTTGAGGTTAAAAATATTGTAAAGGATTTTGGTTATGTTAGGGCTTTAAATAATGTTAATTTATCTGTAGATGGTTTTAAAACTGTTTTTGGGCCTAATGGTGCTGGTAAAACCACGTTAATTAAGATATTATCTAGTGTTATGGAGCCTTCTCTAGGTACGGCAATGGTTAATGGTGTTGATTTAAGGGAGAATCCTGTTGATGTTAGGTCTCAGATTGGGGTTGTTTCGCATCAATCTTATTTCTATGGTAAGTTGACATGTGAGGAGAATTTAAGGTTTTATGCTGGTATGTATGGTGTGGATAAAGACAGGCGTGTTAGGGAGCTTTTATCTAAAGTTGGTTTGTTGAGTAGGGGTTTGGATAAGGTTGAGGATTTTAGTAGGGGGATGGAGCAAAGACTATCTATTGCAAGGGCTTTGCTTCATGATCCTCCGATTCTCTTGTTAGATGAACCCTATACGGGGCTAGATCTTCAGGCCAGTGAGATGTTGAGAGATACCTTATCTGACCTAGATGGTAAAACAGTCTTGATGACTACACATAACATCCAGAGAGGTCTTGAGTTATCTGATTCTATCTCAATACTTATCGATGGCGAAGTTGTATTCGATAAAAATAAGGATGAAATAGATTTGGATAGTTTCCCAAGTATCTATCGGTCATCGCTTAAAGGAGATCTTAGTATGGATTAGTTCTACAGATGAGAAGGGATAGTGCCTTGGAGCTTGTGGACGGCTCTTCCGTTAACCACTCCACCGTTCGAGAAGATACGTTCGATGGTTGAACTGGGAGTATTAGCAGTTAACCCACGGGAAAAAGCCTCGGAGCTCAACCCCGAAGCAGTTCACTTTCATTTTCAATTCACTCTCTTGGAAATCAATTTTTAGTTTTAAGTCAGATCTTTTTTTGATTATGTTTAGTACTGGATTTGAAAGGCTTGATAGTTTTCTCGATCCCTCTCCATTTAGTTGCGGTAATCTGGTTTTGTTTCGTGGAGATGGATGTATGGATGTTTTTTATAGGTTTGTTGCCTGTAACGCTGGCTATAGTGTTATAGTGGATGGAGGTGGTTGTATCAATCCATATCTGATTGGAGAGGCGGGAGATGAGTTAGGGCTTAGCAGGGAGAGTGTGCTACAGGTTCCGGTGTCCAGGGCCTTCACCACGTACCAAATCAGTGGGATAATAGATAATCTATGGAGCCAGGACTTCAGGGTTGTTTGTTTTCTAGAGCCCTTTGATCTATTTAGAGATGAGGAAATCGATGAAAAAGAGAGTATGGGGGTTTTAAGGAATTGTTTATCTGAGCTACAGAAGATCTGTATCGATAAAAACGCTGTCTCAGTGATGTTTTCCCTAAATGGGATAGGTTGCTTTAGTGAGGTTTTGAGTAATTTTTTAGATGATGTTGTTGAAATCCAGGAAAGCAAGGGTTGTTTTGAAGTTTATTGGAGGGATATGGTTAGGAGTTTTTGTCCATCCTTAGATAGGCATCAAACAACTATCGATAGGTATGTAGAGGTTGAGGGGGTCAGGGAATTTAGTTTTCCATTTGAGGCTCAAAGAAGGTTAAGTCATTTTATAGAGGTCGATGTGAACTACCTCGGGGTCGAGCTCCGAGGCTTCTTCCCGTGGATTAACTGCTAATACTCCCAGTTCCACCATCGACCGTATTGTCTCGAACGGTGGAGTGGGTCACGGACGGCTGGTTCACACAGCCCGATGCCGACTGTCGCAACTCTCCAGTACGAATCACTGGGAGTGTATAGAGGGTCGGCACATTCCAATCAACTTCTGCTTCCGCAACGCCTTTCACAGCGATATTGACGCCTGCATTCCTATCCGAATGGTCTTGATGACTACACTCTAGACATTTGAATCGCTTCCGCTTCCGATTCGCCTTCTCAGCGTACCCGCACATTGAACACCGTTGCGACGTGTACTCAGGGTTAATCCACGCTACTGGAATCCCTTCGAACGCTGCCTTGTACGAGACGAACGATTGAATCAGATTGAATGGCAAGTGATGTAGGCGTCGGTTCATTCGAGTACCATAGTCGATGTTCTCACGCATCTCCTTGAGGTCTTCAAGGACGATACATGGGTGTTCGAACTGCTGGCACCACTCTATGACTTGCCGTGACAATTTGTGCGTCTTATCGTTCACGAATCGCTTCTCCTTGTCTCCAAGTGCATGGAAAACACTATTTTTCTCGGCGTTTTGAACTCGCTTTCGGATTGTGAAGTACCGATGGCGTTCGAACTTGATTTCAGGGAACTCGATAACAATTGAGTCTTGGACTCCTTCTTCTGTGAGGGCGGAAAGAGCGACGTTATCTTCGTTCACATCGAGTCCGATTAGGGTTTTGCTGTCTTGCTGGTCTCGAATCGTCAGCTCTTCGTTAGTAATGTTCACGTGGAGTTCAGGCTTTTCGTCATGGTATATAACTTCACTTGTACCAATACTCCACTCATCACTTTGAAGTGCCGTGCGGAGTAGGTTGAGGTGTTGGTCACTCCCATTGAGGGTTCCTTTGACGTGCTTGTACGGCTTCGCACTAACACGGAACTTGACGCACCCATCATCAGCGAGCGACAGGTTGTAGCCTTCTTCGTAGTTCGACCGAAGCGGATACGATCCATCCTTGGTGTGACTGGGTTTTCCGAAGTCGTCGTACTCGTAATAATTCTCCATCGCCCCCAGTGCCTTTGCAACGATTCGCTGTGCTGTATTCTTCACAAGGTCGAATTTCTCGGCTACGATGTCATCAATATCGTCCCAGTCTTCACCTTGCTTAGCGAGTTGGATGGTTTCGTTATAGGCTTTTCTTGCTTCAAGCGTTCCATCGTACAGCACTCCCTCGTTGCCACTCTCGATGTCCATTTGAAAGTCAAGAGTTTTCGTGAGAGGTTGCTGTTTTCGAGTCATGGGTAGTTACTCTTCGTTATTTGGTTGAACGTGTCTGTAGTGCAGGATGAGCGTTCGAAGTACGCTATCGAAGCTCTTGTGGTCTTCATCCTCTTTTATTTCTTCGAGGTCTTCATGCACTTTATCGGAGATATTCAGTTGCGTCATGACACATACTTTATGTTGAACTGTTATATATTTTGCGGATATATCTAAGAAATACTATTAGTATTTTAACAAATAATTATATGTATGTCAGAGAACCGTTCGAACCATACAGTATACAATATCAACTATCACTTCGTCTGGTGTCCGAAGTATCGACACTCGGTGTTAGAAGAAGTCGAAACCACTATTGAGAATAGTATTCGGACGGTGTGTTCCGAGTATGAATATGATATACGCTCATTACACATCTCTCCCGACCATGTTCACTTATTCGTCTCTGCTCACCCAAAACACTCACCGAGCAAGATGATTCGAGTGTTGAAAAGCATCACAGCAAGAGACGCATGGAAGAATCACGAGGATTTGTTAGAAGAGTATTTCTGGGGTGGTGGGTTTTGGGAAGAATCCTATTACGTTGGAACAGCTGGTAATGTTTCAAGTACAGTAATTCAGAAGCATATCAATCATTCCGAACATGTGTAGGGTGGACGGGATTCACCCTCGGGGTCAAGCCCCGAGGCACTCTCCCTCTACCGCCTGTAGACATGACACACCTAAAATAATAAAAGAATTTCAAAAAGAAGTTCTAGAACTACTTAAAAAAGCGGATACGATAAAAGAATATAGAAAAAAACAACTAGAAGCCCTAGAACTCCTAGAAAAATACAAAAAACAGATAAAACAAGGTTGTATATCAAGAGAAAAACTTGCATATACCTCAAAACCATCTAAAAAAATAGAAGACTACAAAACAATGAATAGAAACAAGGCCGCGTTAATAAAATACAGAGATAAAGGCAGTGAAATAAAACCTGGAAAAAAAATCAAATACATAATCAGAAATTCAAACCTAAAAAACAGAGATAAAATAGCATTAGTAGAACAAGAAAGCCCTATCGACATAAACCACTACACCAAATTATTGGAGCGCGCATACCAAACCCTCCAACCAAACCAAACCAAAAAAATAAAAAATAAAAAAATAAGACAATGCGATATAGAGGCAAACTACTAATCTACCTATTAGTTTTCTTGAGAACCATTAGTTTTCTTAAGAAGCCAAGCAATATTTTTACCTAGATCCTTCATAGTCTCCATACCCTCATCATCTTCTGACACTTCACCTTTCTCACCACCCATACCAAGGTTCCAATAACTTGAGCCAACGACAAACATCTCATTGATCAAGAAAAAATGGTTTATAGAATCCAAGGTATGTATAGAGCCCGCTCTTCTAACAGCTGAAACACTTGCACCAACTTTTCTACGTAAGAAATTATCGTTAGCAGAACAGACATATCCGGCTCTATCGATAAGTGCTTTTGTTTCCGAGGTTAAGTCGGAGTAGTATGTTGGAGAACCGATGATAATACAGTCGGCCTCAGCCATTTTACCAATACACTTATTAACTATATCATCATCGATAACACATTTCATGTCTTTGTTATCGAAACATTTCAAACAGGCAGTACACCCTCTAACTTGCTTCCCACCAACCTGAATCAACTCACAATCAATACCTCTGTCTCTAAGTTCATCAAAAACCTTCTCAATTAAAATCTTAGTGTTTCCATCGCTACGAGGACTTCCATTAAAACCCAGAGCTTTCAATATAAACACCAAAAAACCAATACAACCGGAAAAACCATTAGTTTTTCCAAAAAAACTATATTTTCAGAAAAAACGATTGATGTTCAGACTGCTCCAAACAACCTAAAGTATAGAGGGGTATTGGGGGTTGTGTTATATTTTTGTTATATGAATCTGGGTGTTTTTTCTCTATATTTTTGATATAAATGTGGGTTATCGATGGATTGCATCACCTCTTTCTCTTCATCGATCGTTAGTTTATAGTAGAAATATATTAAGACTGGTAGCATAGCTAAGGTTAGTAGTGAAGGCCAGTGGATAAACCATCCAACTGCGATTAATATTATACCTAGGTATTGTGGGTGGCGGGAATAACGATATACTCCGTTTGTTACAAGCTCTTTTTGTTTTATGTTTTTATATAAGGTGATCCAGCCTAGAATGACTATAATCATTCCTATGAGGCTTATTATCATTCCAACAATCTTCCAGAAGGTCATAGATAGAGATTGACCCAGGAATGTAAAGGAGAATATAATTTCTTGTGTTGGTGGTGCTCCTCCAGGTGAGATAGCGGCTGCAGATGAGATATAGACTGTTAATGGAACACCGTACATTTCGATAAATAGTGAAACTATGAAGGCTGTGTATATCCCCATTGATTTCCATTCAATTTTCTTCCTGAAAGAAAGAGGTAACAAAAAGACAAGGAAAACACCAATGTTGAGTAAAACGAGGTCCCAACGACCTTGGACCACCATGGATTCAACATGACCCATCATAAACCAATGTGCATGCTCATAAAAAGACGGGAGTGACAATAAGGCCAGTAAGGCCAATACAATAAATCCAGTTCTACGCCAATTAGGCCAGTCCATTTTCTTTAAAACCTATAAAGGAATTGTTTTGTATTAATATTGGTTTTATTTATATTTCAATATTTTATTTTTTCATTTTTTATGGGAGGGGGTTTTTTAGTAAAATAAGTATTTAGTTTTAGTAGGTTTATCGGGTTTGATGTTTTATGAATGTTGTTGTTTTGGTTGTTGACACTGTTAGGAGGGATCGTCTGTCTCTTTATAACCGTGATATCGATTTCACTCCTAATTTTTTACGGTTTTCAAAATCTTCTGATGTTTATTTGAATGCTTTTAGTCAGGCCCCTTGGAGTTTTCCGTCACAACTTTCATTTCTTTCCGGTTTATATCCATGGCAACATCAAGGGAATCAATTAAAGCCATTTCTAGGTGATGAAGTTGATTTATTACCTGTTAAGTTGAAGGATGAGGGATATTTTACATCTATTATTCATAATAACACTTGGTTAACTCCAATTACTGGGGTTACCAAGGATTTTGACGAAGAAAGAACTATATCTAATAAGTCTAAGTATCTGCATAGTTTTTGGAAATGGTTAGGGAAAAATAATTTAAATAATGTTCAAAGGAAATTGATTTTGTCTTCCTCTAAACTTAATTTACTCAATACATCTAAAGATAGATATGGTGTTTTAGATCAAATTAAATCAATAAAACGTTTTTTAGAGAGCCATAGTGAACGAGATTTTTTTTGTTATATTAATTTGGTTGAATCACATTATCCATATAATCCACCGGAGAAATACAAAAAAAGACATGGTGTGAATCTTGATGTTGGGGATTTAAAGTCGATGCCTTTAGAGTATGGAGGAAAGATTTTTGAGGAGGAGTTGGAGGTATTGAATCGTCTTTATAATGCTGAAATTGATTTTCTTGACGACCTGTTCGGTAAAGTTTTAGGTCTATTTAAGGAGTATGGGGTTTATGAAGATAGTTTGTTCATTGTTTTCTCCGACCATGGTGAGTTGATTGGTGAAGAAGGTAAGTTTGGACATCATTTTTCCACAAATAAACACTTGATAAATGTTCCCTTAATGATTAAGAGACCAGGTGATGATGGAGAGGTTATCAAAGATGTTATTGAATTAAGAGAGATCTACTCTATGATTTTAAGGGAGGTTGGAGTTAACCATCTGGATAATAATAAATTAATGGATGGTTATGCCTGTGGGATGTATGAAAAACCAGTCATATATAAAGAAAAACTTGACTCATTCTACGATTATTGTTTGAGTGATGTTTTTTATTTCGCTACTGAGAATGATGTTTGCAGAGTTAATAAGTCTGTGAAGTGACCTCTCCCTAAAGAGGAGGGGTCTTAGCCCTGAGTCGGGATAATTTAGTTTGTTATTGTTTTGTTGTTTTCTGTGTTTTTTGTTAGTTTTTGAGTTTTTTCCATGTTTTTTTGATTTTTTTGGTTATTTCTGTGTCTGTGTATTCAGTGATTGGTTGTTTGTTTATCATTGCTTTGGTTGTTAGTTGTGTGTATGGGATTTTTCCTATTACGGGTGTTTTTTGGGTTTTGCATATCTCTGTTATTTTTTTGGTGTTTTTTGGGTTTAGGTCGTGTTTGTTTATGCATACTTGTGTTTTGGTTTGAAAGTGTTTTGTTAATTCTATTATTCTTTTAAGGTCGTGTATTCCGGAGACTGTTGGTTCGGTTACTATTAATGTTTTGTCTGTTGATTTTATTGATGCTATTACTGGGCATCCTATGCCGGGTGATCCATCGATTAAGATTGTGTTATTTTTGTTTGCGGTTTTTTGGGCCCATTGTTGGACTTGTGTTACTATTTTTCCTGATGCTTCTTCGCCTGGTTTTAGTTTTGCGTGTATGAATGGTCCGTATTTTGTTTTTGATTTGTAGATTGTTCCGATTTGTTTGTTTTTCATTTTTATTGCGTTTTCTGGGCATATGTATTCGCAGGCTGCGCATCCTTCGCATTTTGATTGGTTTATTTCGATTTCTGTGTTTATTGCGTTGAAGTTGCATATTTCTCTGCATTTGCCGCATTTGGTGCATTTATTTGTTTTGGTTGGTTTTAGGAGTTCTATGTAATTTTTTGTCTCTTTTATTTCTGGATTTAGGAGTATTTGGAGGTTTGGTGAGTCTACGTCGCAGTCTGCGAGTATTAAGTTTTTTTCTATTGCTGCGAATCCTGCTGTAATGGTTGTTTTTCCTGTGCCTCCTTTTCCTGAGATTATTGTTATTTTTTTCATTGTATGGTGTCCTGGATCTGTTTGTAGAGTTTTTTAAATTGTTTTTTCATTTCTGGTTTTTTATCGGTGAATGGGATTCCTTCTGAATATAGTTTGGCGATTTTTCTATCGTTTGGTATTTTCATTAGTATTGGTATATTGTTTTGTTTGCAGTATGATTCGAGTTCGTTGTTTCCTATCCCCTCTTTATTTATTACTACGCCGTATGGGGTTTTTTGTTGTTTTAACATTTTTATTGAGTTTTTTAGGTCGCTTAATCCGAATGGCGTTGGCTCCGCTACTAGTATGCAGTAGTCTGTTCCTTCAATTGCTGCAATTGTTGGGCATGCGTTTCCTGGTGGAGCGTCTATTATTGTTGTTTTATTTGGTTTTGTTTTTTGCTTGACTGCTTCTATTATGCGTGGGGATAACAGTTCTCCTGTTTTTAGTTTTCCGTGATAGAATCCCATTTGGTTTGTTCCTTTTTCTATTTTCCCTAATGGTCTTTTTTTCTCTTTAACTGCGTTTTCTGGGCATACTATTTTACATAATCCACATGAATGGCATAGTTCTGGAAATATTTTTATTCCTTTTTTTGACATGGCAATTGCATTGAATTGGCAGTGTTGGACACATTTGGCGCATTTTGTGCATTTTTGTTTGTTTATTACTGGAGTTTTGGAATATACTGTCTCTATTGTTTCTATGCCTTGGTTTAAGAATAGATGGCAATCTGGTTCTTCGACATCGCAATCGAGTAATTGGGTTTTTTTGGGATTTAGTGTTAGTGTGAGGTTTGTGGCTATTGTTGTTTTTCCTGTCCCTCCTTTTCCACTTGCTACTGAGATGTTCATTGTTCTCATTAGGTTTTTTTTAGTGTTTGTGGTTTTGACAGGCGTTTTGGGTTGTTGCTTGGTTAAGCTTGTTTTGTTCCCATGCTTCCATTGTTTTTTCTACGTTTTCTCTGGCCCCTATGTATACTTTAATGTCTTTTTTTCCGCAGAGTTGGATTGCTTTTGGACCTAGGTTTGAGCAGATTATTGTGTCTACGTCTTTTTTATTTAGGAGTTCCGGTGGTTTTCCAGTTCCTCCTGTGTGTTCGCTTTTGTTCGGTATGGTTTTCACTTGGTTTTTTTCTGTGTTTATTATGGTGAAGTATGGGGATCTTCCAAAGTGGTCTGCGGTTTTTGATTTTGTTCCTTGGTCTTTTAATACTGGGATCGCAATTTTCATTTTTATTCTTCCTTTATTTTATTTTGTTTTTTATTTGGTCGGTTATTTTTTGGAACTGTTTTGAGGTCTTTGATTTTTTATTGTTTACTATTGGATTTCCTTGTTCGCCACTTTCCATTATTTCTGGGTCTAATGGGATTTTTCCGAGAAATGGTATTTCTAGTTCTAGGGCTAGTTTTTTTCCTCCGCCTGAACCGAATATATTTGTTGTTTCTTGGCAGTTTGGGCATTTGAATCCACTCATGTTTTCTATTAATCCGATTATTGGGAGGTTTACTTTTTCTGCGAATTTGACGGATTTTCTTATTGTTTGTAGTGCTACTTCTTGTGGAGTTGTTACTATTACTGTTCCATCTGGGTTGGGAAGTATCTGGGCGATGGTTAGTGGTTCGTCACCGGTTCCTGGAGGTAGGTCAAATATTAGGTAGTCTAGTTTGCCCCAGTTTACGTCTGTAAAAAATTGTTCTATGGCTTTCATTTTTAGTGGGCCTCTCCAGATTACTGGTTCGTCTGTTTCGGGTTGTAGTGATCCGATTGATATTGTTTTAATTCCGGTTTCCGTTTCTATTGGGTTTATCGTTTTTTTGTTTTGTGTGGGTTTTTGTTTGGCTCCGATTATTTTTGGTATGCTTGGTCCGTGTATGTCGCAGTCCATTAAACCTACTTTGTTTTTTTCATTTGAGAGTTGCATTGCTATGTTTGCGGCTACTGTGCTCTTACCTACTCCTCCTTTTCCACTCATTACTACTATTGATTTGTTTATTTGGTCTGTAATGGTTTTTATAGTGTTTTTTTGTTTTGTTTTTTTCATTTTTATTTCACCTTTTTATTTGATTCCTGAATGGGTGTGATTTGTAGGGGCTTTGATTTGTTCTAGTTTGTTTTGTTGGTGTTTTTTGATGTTTTCTTTAACAGTTCCTTCTATTCCTTTGATTACTTTGATTTCCCAGTCTTCTAGAATTGAGTAGGCTTTTGGGCCTATTGATTTGCATATAAGAATATTTGGTGTTTTTTTGGCTATTTGTTGAGCTGCTGTTATTCCTGCTCCGCTATTTTGGTTTTTTCCCTTGTTTTTTTCTGTTTTATAATCTATAATTTCGTTGTTACTTGTTTTAGCTGTTATAAAATATTTACTACGTCCAAAAACGGAGCTGATATTGTTTTTTATTTTTTTACCTTCTGAGGGTATTGTTATTTTCATTTTTGATCAACTTTTTCGTTTTAGGTTTGTTTGGCATTCAGGGCATCTTTTTTCATTACAGGGTTTGCCTTGTATATGTTGTTCTTTGTAGCCACAGTTAGGGCATATACATTTTGTTGGTCTGTTTTTTGGTCGATTTCGGTTTTTTTGTCTATTTTTTTGGTTTCTTCTTGGCATTATATATAACACCCAAACATAAAACACATATGTGTAAAAAATATATAAAGGTTCCCATAAAAAACCAAAAACACACTAAATAAAAAAACAAAATAAAACATCTAAAAATAAATTAAACACTGATTTACATGTTGCCAAAACTAAAAAACAGGATTTAACGCGTGCTAAACATATAAAAACAATAAAACCAAAAAATAATAGCTTTAAGTGGGCCCGCCCGGATTCGAACCGGGGATCTCACGGTTATCAGCCGTGCGCTTTAACCGCCTAAGCCACAGGCCCTCTGGGAACCACAATTTATTTTATTTGATTTCTCTTAAGTCTTGTCTGGGGTTTTTGTTTTATATTCTTTATCTTTGCTCTGCTATTGTAGTCTTTATTATCGTTGTTTTTATTGGTCCAATTAATATATATGCTGTTACTAATGAGAGGAGTGTTATTGAGGTTATTGTGAATATTGTTCCTGTTGTGGCTGCAACTAAAATTAATAAGATTCCTGCGATGATTCTTGGTTTAGTTGTTATTTTTGGGTATTTTATATTTGATATCATTAGGATGGATAGTGTTGTTACAACGATTGTTGTTGGTATTATTGCTTCGAAGTATATTGTGTATAGTGCTAGTGTGAGTCCAGCAGAGGTTGTTGGTATGCCTTGAAAATGTTTTTTGGTTGGGTTTTTATTGAATCTTGCAAGTCTTATGACCGATGTTGCTATAAAAAGTATTGCTAAGGGGATTGATATTGTTATGTCTATTGTTGTGTATAGTATTGCGGCGGGTAGAACTCCGAAAGATGTTGCGTCGGCTAGTGAATCTAGTTGGACGCCGAACTGGTTTGATCCTTCTTCATATAGTATTCTGGCTGTTAATCCATCGAGGCCGTCTAGTATTGCTGCGATTACAACTAGTTTGATTGATATTATTGGCTGTCCCTCTATTAAGTAGATTATTCCTAGAAAACCTGCGGTTAGGTTTCCTAGCGTTATTATGTCTGGTATGTTGAGGTTTGTCTTCATCTAGTTGTCCTTTCCTGGTTTTTTCTATTTTTATTTTATTTAATAGTTTTTTAGATAAACAAAAACAAATAAACTATTTTTTAATTAAATCAAATATTTTTTAAATATTTAAGTTTTATCAAAAAACCAGATAAAAACCAAAAACAGA belongs to Methanonatronarchaeum sp. AMET-Sl and includes:
- the tnpA gene encoding IS200/IS605 family transposase; its protein translation is MSENRSNHTVYNINYHFVWCPKYRHSVLEEVETTIENSIRTVCSEYEYDIRSLHISPDHVHLFVSAHPKHSPSKMIRVLKSITARDAWKNHEDLLEEYFWGGGFWEESYYVGTAGNVSSTVIQKHINHSEHV
- a CDS encoding ATP-binding protein, with amino-acid sequence MKKITIISGKGGTGKTTITAGFAAIEKNLILADCDVDSPNLQILLNPEIKETKNYIELLKPTKTNKCTKCGKCREICNFNAINTEIEINQSKCEGCAACEYICPENAIKMKNKQIGTIYKSKTKYGPFIHAKLKPGEEASGKIVTQVQQWAQKTANKNNTILIDGSPGIGCPVIASIKSTDKTLIVTEPTVSGIHDLKRIIELTKHFQTKTQVCINKHDLNPKNTKKITEICKTQKTPVIGKIPYTQLTTKAMINKQPITEYTDTEITKKIKKTWKKLKN
- a CDS encoding APC family permease, which codes for MSEAIPEEDGEQVSVHEEGVELERTIGLMGGLTIGIGTMIGAGIFVFPGLAAGNAGPAAILSFIIGGLIALLVALPASELATAMPRSGGGYFFISRALGTKAGGMVGVSIWFGLIFATAFYLVGFGYYAIQVLYEAGLTIGFDPVVLLAVFFGVLLVLINISGTENTEKLQNSVVTLLIVILVVFLIYGSLDAVGVLGRETVPEEFAPFGIAPVFSTAALVFTSYLGFAQVATIAGDIEDPGRNLPLAMVGSVVVVTILYALTIFVATSAIDSVTLGGFGETAIVEVSRELLGVLGAITILVAGLLATISSANASILASSRALYSVSRDRLVPQKLSEINLKYGTPHIALISAGIFIVGLVLVGQVELLAEVASFLHLVMYGLICFSVIFFRRTSPDWYEPDFKTPGYPGLPIIGGISSFVLIAFMQPASRWIGIAILLIAGLWTVIYASDVELKGVLEE
- a CDS encoding transposase codes for the protein MTRKQQPLTKTLDFQMDIESGNEGVLYDGTLEARKAYNETIQLAKQGEDWDDIDDIVAEKFDLVKNTAQRIVAKALGAMENYYEYDDFGKPSHTKDGSYPLRSNYEEGYNLSLADDGCVKFRVSAKPYKHVKGTLNGSDQHLNLLRTALQSDEWSIGTSEVIYHDEKPELHVNITNEELTIRDQQDSKTLIGLDVNEDNVALSALTEEGVQDSIVIEFPEIKFERHRYFTIRKRVQNAEKNSVFHALGDKEKRFVNDKTHKLSRQVIEWCQQFEHPCIVLEDLKEMRENIDYGTRMNRRLHHLPFNLIQSFVSYKAAFEGIPVAWINPEYTSQRCSMCGYAEKANRKRKRFKCLECSHQDHSDRNAGVNIAVKGVAEAEVDWNVPTLYTLPVIRTGELRQSASGCVNQPSVTHSTVRDNTVDGGTGSISS
- a CDS encoding flavodoxin family protein; amino-acid sequence: MKALGFNGSPRSDGNTKILIEKVFDELRDRGIDCELIQVGGKQVRGCTACLKCFDNKDMKCVIDDDIVNKCIGKMAEADCIIIGSPTYYSDLTSETKALIDRAGYVCSANDNFLRRKVGASVSAVRRAGSIHTLDSINHFFLINEMFVVGSSYWNLGMGGEKGEVSEDDEGMETMKDLGKNIAWLLKKTNGSQEN
- a CDS encoding ABC transporter ATP-binding protein, with the translated sequence MLEVKNIVKDFGYVRALNNVNLSVDGFKTVFGPNGAGKTTLIKILSSVMEPSLGTAMVNGVDLRENPVDVRSQIGVVSHQSYFYGKLTCEENLRFYAGMYGVDKDRRVRELLSKVGLLSRGLDKVEDFSRGMEQRLSIARALLHDPPILLLDEPYTGLDLQASEMLRDTLSDLDGKTVLMTTHNIQRGLELSDSISILIDGEVVFDKNKDEIDLDSFPSIYRSSLKGDLSMD
- a CDS encoding sulfatase-like hydrolase/transferase, with translation MNVVVLVVDTVRRDRLSLYNRDIDFTPNFLRFSKSSDVYLNAFSQAPWSFPSQLSFLSGLYPWQHQGNQLKPFLGDEVDLLPVKLKDEGYFTSIIHNNTWLTPITGVTKDFDEERTISNKSKYLHSFWKWLGKNNLNNVQRKLILSSSKLNLLNTSKDRYGVLDQIKSIKRFLESHSERDFFCYINLVESHYPYNPPEKYKKRHGVNLDVGDLKSMPLEYGGKIFEEELEVLNRLYNAEIDFLDDLFGKVLGLFKEYGVYEDSLFIVFSDHGELIGEEGKFGHHFSTNKHLINVPLMIKRPGDDGEVIKDVIELREIYSMILREVGVNHLDNNKLMDGYACGMYEKPVIYKEKLDSFYDYCLSDVFYFATENDVCRVNKSVK
- a CDS encoding DNA polymerase domain-containing protein, with the translated sequence MDGIHPRGQAPRHSPSTACRHDTPKIIKEFQKEVLELLKKADTIKEYRKKQLEALELLEKYKKQIKQGCISREKLAYTSKPSKKIEDYKTMNRNKAALIKYRDKGSEIKPGKKIKYIIRNSNLKNRDKIALVEQESPIDINHYTKLLERAYQTLQPNQTKKIKNKKIRQCDIEANY
- a CDS encoding isoprenylcysteine carboxylmethyltransferase family protein — translated: MDWPNWRRTGFIVLALLALLSLPSFYEHAHWFMMGHVESMVVQGRWDLVLLNIGVFLVFLLPLSFRKKIEWKSMGIYTAFIVSLFIEMYGVPLTVYISSAAAISPGGAPPTQEIIFSFTFLGQSLSMTFWKIVGMIISLIGMIIVILGWITLYKNIKQKELVTNGVYRYSRHPQYLGIILIAVGWFIHWPSLLTLAMLPVLIYFYYKLTIDEEKEVMQSIDNPHLYQKYREKTPRFI